Proteins encoded in a region of the Candidatus Nitrosomarinus catalina genome:
- a CDS encoding archaeal proteasome endopeptidase complex subunit alpha has product MLPAQQGYDRAITVFSPDGRLYQVEYAIETVRRGTVAVGVKCKEGIVIAVEEKPRKLQISETAQKIFQIDDHVGVAAAGYIPDARSQVDNARFFSQSNKMIYDEEVEVETIAKHLADQCQQYTQYAGVRPYGVALILGGVVNNTPQLYLTDPSGTYISYDAISIGSGSDSVTDFLEKTYKEELTLDEASTLAAAGIYLSSEDKEGTSHIRMAHIKTETGLYELVSDEQIVNYANTAKEKYPHGKN; this is encoded by the coding sequence ATGCTTCCTGCACAACAAGGTTATGATCGAGCAATTACTGTATTTTCTCCTGACGGTAGATTATACCAAGTAGAATATGCAATTGAAACTGTAAGAAGAGGAACAGTTGCTGTTGGAGTAAAATGTAAAGAAGGAATTGTCATAGCAGTAGAGGAGAAACCAAGAAAATTACAAATTTCAGAAACTGCTCAAAAGATATTTCAAATTGATGATCATGTAGGAGTGGCTGCAGCAGGATATATTCCAGATGCAAGAAGTCAAGTAGATAATGCAAGATTCTTTTCTCAAAGTAACAAAATGATTTATGATGAAGAAGTTGAAGTTGAAACAATTGCAAAACATTTAGCTGATCAATGTCAACAATATACACAATATGCAGGAGTAAGACCATATGGTGTTGCTTTAATTTTGGGTGGAGTAGTAAACAATACACCTCAACTATACCTTACAGACCCAAGTGGAACTTACATTTCATATGATGCAATTTCTATTGGTTCAGGTTCTGATAGTGTTACAGACTTTTTAGAAAAAACATACAAAGAAGAATTAACATTAGATGAAGCATCAACATTAGCAGCTGCCGGAATTTATCTTTCAAGTGAAGATAAAGAGGGAACAAGTCATATCAGAATGGCACACATTAAGACAGAAACAGGTTTGTACGAATTAGTTTCAGATGAACAAATCGTTAATTATGCAAATACTGCTAAAGAAAAATATCCACACGGAAAAAATTAA
- a CDS encoding DUF371 domain-containing protein has translation MKYEIEFFGHENIRSNHKNTIEITKESHLTTRGDCIVGVSANSSCNDLPEELKNKLKNPETNVKFLIKVGDNEFSIQGKGHPNLTLTHQEDIVLRKSDFTCPRTLSVKCDKASDLVPREMVTKLQNPKTKGVFIITVD, from the coding sequence GTGAAGTATGAAATTGAATTTTTTGGCCATGAAAACATTAGATCAAATCATAAAAATACTATAGAGATTACAAAAGAATCTCATCTAACCACTCGTGGTGATTGTATTGTAGGTGTTAGTGCTAACTCTTCATGCAATGATTTACCTGAAGAATTAAAAAATAAATTAAAAAATCCTGAAACTAATGTTAAATTTTTGATTAAAGTTGGAGATAATGAATTCTCTATACAAGGAAAAGGACATCCAAATTTAACCTTGACTCATCAAGAGGATATTGTTTTACGAAAAAGTGATTTTACATGTCCTAGAACATTGTCTGTAAAATGTGATAAAGCCTCTGATTTGGTGCCTAGAGAAATGGTTACTAAATTACAAAATCCAAAAACAAAAGGAGTTTTTATTATTACAGTTGATTAG
- a CDS encoding HD domain-containing protein — MNSLKNAELFAKTKHGGKLNGIGVSFSNHLENVVNRLKSLGVIDEEVLCAGWLQDILEHTDTSFDELFEKFGRRVSTLILSLTETKLVIDTNDNSTLSLTKKRTISKKQRQKEYGIKIKESELDAKLIKLCDISANLSELKNQVISKSKKRRILRELRYYLLIIEKDLAMHTKYPQIITLLETINQNLKIQNNNVVKLKKKSSTGTKQSKKNKA, encoded by the coding sequence ATGAATTCACTAAAAAATGCAGAATTATTTGCAAAGACAAAACATGGAGGGAAATTGAATGGGATTGGAGTCTCATTTTCAAATCACTTAGAAAATGTTGTAAATAGGCTCAAAAGCTTAGGGGTGATTGATGAGGAAGTACTTTGTGCAGGATGGTTACAAGATATTTTGGAACACACTGATACAAGTTTTGATGAATTGTTTGAAAAATTTGGTAGAAGAGTTTCAACATTAATTTTATCATTAACAGAAACCAAACTAGTAATTGATACAAATGATAATTCAACATTATCGTTAACAAAAAAAAGAACTATTTCAAAAAAACAAAGGCAAAAAGAATATGGAATAAAGATCAAAGAATCAGAATTAGATGCAAAATTAATTAAATTATGCGACATATCAGCAAACTTAAGTGAATTAAAAAATCAAGTTATTTCAAAATCTAAAAAAAGACGTATTCTTAGAGAACTAAGATATTATCTTTTAATAATTGAAAAAGATCTTGCAATGCATACAAAATATCCACAAATAATTACTTTATTGGAAACAATTAATCAAAATTTGAAAATTCAAAATAACAATGTAGTCAAACTAAAAAAGAAATCCAGTACAGGCACAAAACAATCTAAAAAGAACAAAGCATAG
- a CDS encoding DEAD/DEAH box helicase: MKFCPTCDTKLSKNLKDVAAPGICPKCNPEKIIPRKPTYGVNYSGRTKQCSKGCGSEIYWDDEFKSDSGKFIPLDARTDEPHSCNGPEISAGYFPDEIKNIGKIVTPKKIKTELKILIPENILFDVNKIPKLEVDNDIIIHELVEGHRNQTLAIIHYEKLLSLEPEKIPVENLKDVLSTKIIEGLKKYGFSGVLPFQNESIRSILNGDNSIISAPTGSGKTEAFIIPILQKILEKPIEGVFVLLVYPLNALIDDQVSKISDLIDKCELNDIISTYSIHGGQNSQYKDKIISESYKKSIILATNFDFINYHLILQDKKWNQLFKNAKIIVMDEAHSYTSFHGSNVYHVLKRMKNYMKKFQIIGASATLDNPKEFFSNMYDLPEKSFTHIKSESKRKQNMHRFFIMPRKYGQRTTMEMITTICNKKKSKQLVFSNSHNDAEFLASNVESMNEKIRIQIHRGGLEQKDRKMYESQMKEGELDILSCTPTLELGIDIGNVDVVISAFKNEYDSFIQRIGRAGRKGQKSYAICVFDPEDAACHYFARNIPAYLNQNHHVEINKENSIISEKHTLSIGMEKHAALESDKSKFFDFANSINLRGASGEITIFHNSKKIGTRDTPVGYYQLHQNGIYHFNKENYQVKSIDKTENGANAFLEKSNEIHKRTIPIVKTSLMQVTEKESIKKEINSHLKKLSLRYGLIKIDRTITGYLKGNYNDTSDKFETFDGKTISNWNNFSWSSKHYCTSITIPTEFISKINGDVKNSFTSDSKIHTITHVLVNASKILTKSESNDIDAYYENGIIHLFDNTSDGYNGCSKIIYENFEEVMKTCFDLISECNCKEESNTDQESASDEWGGCPKCTFTTNYCQTKNKNLSKKSALDFFSIMCSVSK, encoded by the coding sequence ATGAAGTTTTGCCCAACATGCGATACAAAACTTTCAAAAAATTTGAAAGATGTTGCAGCTCCAGGAATATGTCCAAAATGCAATCCTGAAAAAATTATTCCAAGAAAACCAACATACGGAGTCAATTATTCAGGAAGAACAAAACAGTGTTCTAAGGGCTGCGGTTCAGAAATTTACTGGGATGATGAATTCAAATCAGATAGTGGTAAATTCATTCCTCTTGATGCAAGAACAGATGAGCCACATAGTTGTAATGGTCCAGAAATTTCAGCAGGTTATTTTCCAGATGAAATAAAAAATATTGGAAAGATAGTAACTCCTAAAAAAATTAAAACAGAATTAAAAATTTTAATACCTGAAAATATTTTATTTGATGTAAATAAAATACCAAAATTAGAAGTGGATAACGATATAATTATTCACGAATTAGTAGAAGGTCATAGGAATCAAACATTAGCAATTATTCATTATGAAAAATTACTTTCCTTAGAGCCAGAAAAAATACCAGTAGAAAATCTCAAAGATGTTTTATCAACAAAAATTATTGAAGGATTAAAAAAATATGGTTTTTCAGGAGTTCTACCATTTCAAAATGAATCAATTAGGTCAATTTTAAATGGAGATAATTCAATTATTTCTGCACCTACAGGTTCAGGAAAAACAGAGGCATTCATAATTCCAATTTTGCAAAAAATATTAGAGAAACCAATTGAAGGTGTTTTTGTATTATTGGTTTATCCATTAAATGCATTAATTGATGATCAAGTTTCAAAAATTTCAGATTTAATTGATAAATGTGAATTAAATGATATAATTTCCACATATTCAATTCACGGCGGACAGAATTCACAGTACAAAGATAAAATAATTTCAGAGTCATATAAGAAATCAATTATTCTAGCAACAAACTTTGATTTCATTAATTATCATTTAATTTTACAAGATAAAAAATGGAATCAGTTATTTAAAAATGCAAAAATAATTGTAATGGATGAAGCACATTCATACACAAGTTTTCACGGCTCTAATGTTTACCATGTATTAAAAAGAATGAAAAACTATATGAAAAAATTTCAAATCATAGGAGCATCTGCTACGTTAGATAACCCTAAAGAATTTTTTTCAAACATGTATGATTTACCTGAAAAATCTTTCACACATATCAAAAGTGAGTCAAAAAGAAAACAAAACATGCATCGATTTTTCATTATGCCAAGAAAATATGGTCAAAGAACAACTATGGAAATGATTACAACAATATGCAATAAAAAAAAATCCAAACAATTAGTATTCAGCAATAGTCATAATGATGCAGAATTTTTAGCATCAAATGTAGAATCTATGAATGAAAAAATAAGAATACAAATTCATCGTGGCGGTTTAGAACAAAAAGATAGAAAGATGTATGAATCACAAATGAAAGAAGGGGAGTTAGATATTTTATCATGTACGCCTACATTAGAGCTGGGAATTGACATTGGTAATGTAGACGTAGTAATTTCTGCATTCAAAAATGAATATGATTCATTTATTCAAAGAATTGGAAGAGCAGGAAGAAAAGGACAAAAATCATATGCAATCTGTGTTTTTGATCCAGAGGATGCAGCATGTCATTATTTTGCACGAAATATCCCTGCATATCTGAATCAAAATCATCATGTTGAAATTAACAAAGAAAACTCCATAATTTCAGAAAAACATACTCTATCAATTGGAATGGAAAAACATGCAGCATTAGAATCAGACAAATCCAAATTTTTTGATTTTGCAAATAGCATTAATCTAAGAGGAGCGTCAGGAGAAATCACAATTTTTCACAACTCAAAAAAAATCGGAACCAGAGACACACCTGTTGGATATTATCAACTTCATCAAAATGGAATATATCATTTTAATAAAGAAAATTATCAGGTAAAATCAATAGATAAAACTGAAAACGGTGCAAATGCATTTTTAGAAAAATCTAATGAAATTCACAAAAGGACTATTCCCATAGTAAAGACATCATTAATGCAAGTGACAGAAAAAGAATCAATTAAAAAAGAAATTAATTCACATCTAAAAAAATTATCTTTACGTTATGGATTGATAAAAATAGATAGAACGATTACAGGGTATCTAAAAGGAAATTATAACGATACGTCAGATAAGTTTGAAACGTTTGATGGAAAAACAATATCAAATTGGAATAATTTTAGTTGGAGTTCAAAACATTATTGTACGAGTATTACTATACCAACTGAATTCATATCTAAAATAAATGGAGATGTAAAAAATTCATTTACATCAGATTCAAAAATACATACAATTACTCATGTTTTAGTTAATGCAAGCAAAATATTGACAAAATCAGAATCAAATGATATTGATGCATATTATGAAAATGGAATTATTCATTTGTTTGACAACACGTCAGACGGATACAATGGGTGTAGCAAAATAATTTATGAAAATTTTGAAGAAGTTATGAAAACCTGTTTTGATTTGATTAGTGAATGTAATTGCAAGGAGGAATCAAATACAGATCAAGAATCAGCATCAGATGAATGGGGAGGGTGTCCAAAATGTACATTTACAACAAATTATTGTCAAACAAAAAACAAAAATTTATCAAAAAAATCAGCATTAGATTTTTTTTCAATCATGTGTAGTGTAAGTAAATGA
- a CDS encoding Snf7 family protein — translation MISNSWNKTEGESISQKVMGKVKPDEPLKNRIDFAQKKLQSQITKLSGINEKLQAKHDKIFEKCVNAQRNNKPVYAQAYAGELAQVRKMKNMVSGAKLSMEQVKLRLDTVSELGDVVVTLSPCMSIIKGLSPSLSGIMPEANASMQDLSQILGDVMSGSSVGMEDNFTTQTETNSDTLAILEEAHNVIAGQTKSSIPEVPTELRQQVAQKKADIFI, via the coding sequence ATGATAAGTAATTCATGGAATAAAACAGAAGGAGAATCAATATCTCAAAAAGTAATGGGCAAGGTAAAGCCTGATGAACCATTAAAAAATAGAATTGATTTTGCTCAGAAAAAACTACAATCACAAATTACAAAATTATCAGGAATTAATGAAAAATTACAAGCAAAACATGACAAAATTTTTGAAAAATGTGTAAATGCACAGAGAAATAACAAACCAGTTTATGCACAAGCATATGCAGGAGAATTAGCACAAGTTAGAAAAATGAAAAACATGGTAAGTGGAGCAAAACTATCCATGGAGCAAGTTAAACTTAGATTAGACACTGTTTCAGAATTAGGAGATGTTGTTGTAACATTGAGTCCATGTATGTCAATAATCAAAGGATTAAGTCCATCATTAAGTGGAATTATGCCTGAAGCAAATGCTTCAATGCAAGACTTATCACAAATACTTGGAGATGTTATGTCAGGATCATCCGTAGGAATGGAAGATAACTTTACTACACAAACTGAAACAAATTCAGACACACTTGCAATATTAGAAGAAGCACACAATGTTATTGCAGGACAAACAAAATCATCAATTCCAGAAGTTCCAACAGAATTAAGACAACAAGTAGCACAGAAAAAAGCAGATATCTTCATTTAG
- a CDS encoding redoxin family protein codes for MNSEIKNISIFGGIIISAVVFLGIIFVGLDDLSLQNQGSTTGVFLNINDSGVKKAPELVGIEHYLNTTPEKLEQEMDNKVVLYDIWTYSCINCIRTLPFITSWDEKYSDEGLLIIGIHSPEFEFEKDPSNVQDAIEKYEIDYPIVMDNKMETWKAFENNYWPRKYIADHEGNLRYDHIGEGAYEETEKIIQQLLDERAQSMGIKTVSNKELVNIEEFEHTPFRTPELYFGHKFAQNRNNLGSNEGFQPEKIVTYAEPKKIELNKFYPVGDWKNYSDSMELTESNGSIKMYFEAKEVNIVTNSYAEIEIFLDGIPLNEKNTGKDISLNGKLIVSDPGMYNIIDSENSISGILQMDIQGKGFQAFTFTFG; via the coding sequence ATGAATTCAGAAATAAAGAACATATCCATTTTTGGGGGAATTATAATATCAGCAGTAGTATTTTTAGGCATAATTTTCGTGGGATTAGATGATTTATCATTACAAAATCAAGGTTCAACAACAGGAGTATTTTTGAACATTAATGATTCAGGAGTAAAAAAAGCACCTGAACTAGTAGGAATAGAGCATTACCTCAATACAACACCTGAAAAATTAGAACAAGAAATGGACAACAAAGTTGTACTTTATGACATATGGACCTACAGTTGCATTAATTGTATCAGAACATTACCATTCATTACATCATGGGACGAAAAATATTCTGATGAAGGTTTGCTAATTATTGGCATACATTCACCTGAATTTGAGTTTGAAAAAGATCCTAGTAACGTACAAGATGCAATAGAAAAATATGAAATTGATTATCCGATAGTCATGGATAACAAAATGGAAACTTGGAAGGCATTTGAAAACAATTACTGGCCAAGAAAATACATCGCAGATCATGAAGGGAATTTAAGATATGATCATATTGGGGAAGGGGCATATGAAGAAACTGAAAAAATTATTCAGCAATTACTTGATGAAAGAGCTCAGTCAATGGGAATCAAAACAGTATCAAACAAAGAATTAGTTAACATTGAAGAATTTGAACATACACCATTTAGAACTCCAGAATTATATTTTGGACATAAATTTGCACAAAATAGAAATAATTTAGGAAGTAATGAAGGATTTCAACCAGAAAAAATTGTAACATATGCAGAGCCTAAAAAAATAGAATTAAACAAATTCTATCCAGTAGGAGATTGGAAAAATTATTCAGACAGTATGGAATTAACTGAAAGTAATGGAAGTATCAAAATGTACTTTGAAGCAAAAGAAGTCAATATTGTAACAAATAGTTATGCAGAAATAGAAATATTCCTCGATGGAATTCCCCTTAATGAAAAAAATACTGGTAAAGATATTTCATTAAATGGAAAATTGATTGTAAGTGATCCTGGAATGTATAACATCATTGATAGTGAAAATAGCATCTCAGGTATATTACAAATGGATATCCAAGGCAAAGGATTTCAAGCATTCACTTTTACGTTTGGATAA
- a CDS encoding cytochrome c biogenesis CcdA family protein, giving the protein MADPTILIAFTAGLGSFIAPCILPMIPAFLAYISGTTLNEIKHNQKSNFQINRGSIIANTIFFVLGFSVVFSTLGVLINSILSSSVTQFLGDLNSIAGIIVIIFGVFLLLSQKINFINKEKKIQIKKFRSSYPMSFVFGLAFAIGWTPCVGPILGTILTLAATIPSVSFSLLLAYSAGLGIPFILMGIFFSKSTKIISSMTKHLKYYNLLIGGLIIMLGILIFTNQLAYIANFPLLNEIVMLG; this is encoded by the coding sequence ATGGCTGACCCTACAATACTAATTGCATTTACTGCAGGTCTAGGATCATTTATTGCTCCATGTATTTTACCTATGATTCCAGCCTTTTTGGCATATATTTCAGGAACAACATTAAACGAGATTAAACATAATCAAAAAAGTAATTTTCAAATTAATAGAGGAAGCATTATTGCAAATACAATATTTTTTGTATTAGGGTTTTCAGTTGTTTTTTCAACTTTAGGGGTTTTAATTAATAGTATTTTATCAAGTTCAGTTACTCAATTTTTAGGGGATTTAAATTCAATTGCAGGAATAATTGTGATCATATTTGGAGTGTTCCTATTACTATCACAAAAAATAAATTTTATAAATAAAGAAAAAAAAATTCAAATTAAAAAATTCAGATCAAGTTATCCAATGTCTTTCGTATTTGGTTTAGCATTTGCGATTGGATGGACACCATGTGTTGGTCCAATATTGGGAACGATTCTAACATTAGCTGCAACAATACCATCAGTTTCATTCAGTTTATTATTAGCATATTCAGCAGGTTTAGGAATTCCATTTATTTTAATGGGAATATTTTTTTCAAAATCAACAAAAATAATTTCTTCCATGACAAAACATCTAAAATATTATAATTTGTTAATTGGAGGATTAATCATAATGTTAGGAATTTTGATATTTACAAATCAACTTGCATATATTGCAAATTTTCCATTACTCAATGAGATTGTGATGTTAGGATGA
- a CDS encoding aminotransferase class I/II-fold pyridoxal phosphate-dependent enzyme, which produces MKHKLNFIDSELSKIKNDNLHRKLQYGKAQGAYITIKEKKLINLCSNDYLGIPITKIQTNQLQSSSRLVSGNDESYRKLEKILSKHKGQQNSLIFPTGYMANLGSISAIAKKGDLILSDELNHASIIESCKLSGAKISIYKHNDMNDLSKKIKLQGKNKFIITEGIFSMDGDVSSLKEITEISEKTNAITIVDDAHGDFVIGKDGKGTPNYFNVAKKIDLYISSLSKGLGSFGGYVSSQNNVIDSCINKSKSFIYTSALPSFLVEHSIKRIQSNREIQQKKLHDNIAKLSEGLKSIGYEINSKSQIIPIIIGKEKTAMEFGKFLFKNGIFAQPIRYPTVAKNQARLRISVTAWLKKSDIEESLQIFEKGFKKFY; this is translated from the coding sequence TTGAAGCATAAACTCAATTTTATTGATTCAGAGTTATCCAAAATTAAGAATGATAATTTACATAGAAAATTACAATATGGAAAAGCACAAGGCGCATACATAACAATTAAAGAAAAAAAATTAATTAATTTATGCTCAAATGATTATCTTGGAATTCCAATAACCAAAATTCAAACAAATCAACTTCAATCAAGTTCCAGATTAGTTTCAGGAAATGATGAATCATATAGAAAACTTGAAAAAATTCTATCCAAGCACAAAGGACAACAAAATAGTTTAATTTTTCCTACTGGATACATGGCTAATTTAGGTTCAATTTCAGCAATAGCAAAAAAAGGAGATTTAATTCTAAGTGACGAATTAAATCATGCCAGCATTATTGAATCATGTAAATTATCGGGTGCCAAAATATCAATTTACAAACATAATGACATGAATGACTTATCAAAAAAAATTAAATTACAAGGAAAAAACAAGTTCATCATAACTGAAGGGATTTTCAGCATGGATGGGGATGTATCATCACTAAAGGAAATTACAGAAATTTCAGAAAAAACAAATGCCATTACAATTGTAGATGATGCACATGGAGATTTTGTAATTGGAAAAGATGGAAAAGGTACACCAAACTATTTTAACGTGGCAAAAAAAATTGATTTGTATATCAGTAGTTTAAGCAAGGGACTAGGATCGTTTGGAGGCTATGTGTCATCACAAAATAACGTTATTGATTCATGCATAAACAAGTCAAAATCATTTATCTATACATCAGCTCTACCATCATTTTTAGTGGAGCATTCAATTAAGAGAATTCAGTCAAACAGAGAAATTCAGCAAAAAAAATTACATGACAATATAGCAAAATTATCAGAGGGTCTAAAATCAATCGGGTATGAAATTAATTCTAAATCACAAATTATACCAATAATCATAGGAAAAGAAAAAACAGCGATGGAATTTGGAAAATTTTTATTTAAAAATGGAATATTTGCTCAACCAATCAGATATCCAACGGTTGCAAAAAATCAAGCTAGACTAAGAATTTCAGTCACAGCATGGCTAAAAAAATCAGATATAGAGGAATCCTTACAAATATTTGAAAAAGGTTTTAAGAAATTTTACTAA
- the bioB gene encoding biotin synthase BioB: MSNLEFIKECQEKVFSGERISSEDAKKLFNVPEDDLKELARCANEITRDYNGNKVDVEQLNNIKKNACSEDCTFCGQSAFFDTGIETYQLPTPEEVVTKAQKAKDEGAESYCLVAAWREPSSKDFTNVCKIISEINNKVGISVECSLGFLTKEQATKLKELKVKRYNHNLETAKSKFPEICTTHTYQDRLDTLEIAREAGLELCTGGIIGLGETRDQRIEMTLELARIYPEEVTINILVPVPGTPLELQVDLPNSEITRIFSVIRFLLPESVIKISGGRETNLDDSGEELLQSGANGIITQGYLTMDGNDAQKDRKMIEKIGLEA; encoded by the coding sequence ATGAGCAATTTGGAATTTATCAAGGAGTGTCAAGAAAAAGTATTTTCAGGAGAAAGGATTTCCTCAGAAGATGCAAAGAAGTTATTTAACGTTCCAGAAGATGATCTCAAAGAATTAGCTAGATGTGCCAATGAAATAACTAGAGACTATAATGGAAATAAAGTAGATGTTGAACAATTAAACAATATTAAAAAAAATGCATGTAGTGAAGATTGTACCTTTTGTGGACAATCAGCATTTTTTGATACAGGTATTGAAACATATCAATTACCAACACCAGAAGAGGTAGTTACAAAAGCTCAAAAAGCAAAAGATGAGGGTGCAGAATCATATTGTCTAGTTGCAGCATGGAGAGAACCTTCATCAAAAGATTTTACAAATGTTTGTAAAATCATTTCAGAAATTAATAATAAAGTTGGAATTAGTGTTGAATGTAGTTTGGGTTTTCTAACAAAAGAACAAGCAACTAAACTCAAAGAACTAAAAGTAAAAAGATATAATCATAATTTAGAAACAGCAAAGTCAAAATTTCCAGAAATATGTACAACTCACACTTACCAAGACAGATTAGACACACTTGAAATTGCAAGAGAGGCAGGTTTGGAGTTGTGTACTGGAGGAATTATTGGTTTAGGAGAAACAAGAGACCAGAGAATCGAAATGACATTAGAGTTAGCAAGAATATATCCTGAAGAAGTAACAATAAACATACTAGTTCCGGTTCCAGGAACACCTTTAGAATTACAAGTGGATTTACCTAATTCTGAAATTACCAGAATATTTTCAGTCATACGTTTCTTATTGCCTGAATCAGTCATTAAAATTTCTGGAGGAAGAGAGACAAACTTGGATGATTCAGGTGAAGAATTGTTACAAAGTGGAGCAAATGGAATTATTACACAAGGATACTTAACGATGGATGGAAACGATGCCCAAAAAGACCGCAAAATGATAGAAAAAATTGGTCTTGAAGCATAA
- the bioA gene encoding adenosylmethionine--8-amino-7-oxononanoate transaminase, with the protein MTSSVWHPNTQMKEWGTFDTISKGKGIWLIDSKGNKIIDAVGSMWCNVWGHSNPELVKAITNQSKKIQHSSMFNLTNDPVEKLAKNLIRISPGMNKVFYSDNGSSAMEIAIKIALQYWKNIGESKKTQIATIENGYHGDTFGAMSVGYVPEFFGKFKKQLFSTIQFPVPNKYRIPKGLTLTDYQNDCLEKMEKRFSKDNNIAAFIMESGAQMAGGVIIYPNDFQRKISKLCKKHGILFVLDEIATGFGRLGSMIQYKEQKSIPDIVAYGKMLTGGYLTMAATLSSKKIYDSFSGEFNQWKHLFHGHTYTGNPIAASVANQNILMYEKYDLIKKIQKTSKIFSQYYDDISAIDIVGDIRHKGMLMGIELVSDRKKKIPIKTKKSINKVFFEEGKKNGIYLRTLGNIVMLVPPLSIEENELESLLKKTIKTIQAAKSHII; encoded by the coding sequence TTGACTAGTTCTGTATGGCATCCAAATACCCAGATGAAAGAATGGGGCACTTTTGATACAATATCAAAAGGTAAAGGAATATGGCTAATTGATTCTAAAGGTAATAAAATAATTGATGCAGTAGGATCAATGTGGTGCAATGTTTGGGGACATTCCAACCCAGAATTAGTCAAAGCAATTACAAATCAGAGTAAAAAAATTCAGCACTCATCAATGTTTAATCTTACAAATGACCCTGTTGAAAAATTGGCAAAAAATCTGATAAGAATTTCTCCGGGAATGAATAAGGTGTTTTATTCAGATAACGGTTCATCTGCAATGGAAATAGCCATAAAAATTGCATTGCAATATTGGAAAAATATAGGAGAATCAAAAAAAACACAGATTGCAACTATTGAAAATGGATATCATGGGGACACATTTGGAGCCATGTCAGTGGGATATGTTCCTGAATTTTTTGGTAAATTTAAAAAACAATTATTTTCAACTATACAATTTCCAGTTCCAAACAAGTACAGGATTCCTAAAGGATTGACATTAACTGATTACCAAAATGATTGTTTAGAAAAAATGGAAAAAAGATTTTCTAAAGACAACAACATTGCTGCCTTCATAATGGAAAGTGGTGCACAAATGGCAGGCGGAGTGATTATCTATCCAAATGATTTTCAAAGAAAAATTAGTAAATTATGCAAGAAGCATGGAATACTATTTGTTTTAGATGAGATTGCAACTGGTTTTGGCAGATTAGGATCAATGATTCAATACAAAGAACAAAAAAGTATTCCAGATATTGTGGCATATGGAAAAATGTTAACCGGAGGGTATCTTACTATGGCAGCTACACTATCAAGTAAAAAAATTTATGATTCTTTTTCAGGAGAGTTTAATCAATGGAAACATCTCTTTCATGGACACACATATACTGGAAATCCAATTGCAGCATCTGTTGCCAATCAGAATATTTTGATGTATGAGAAGTATGATTTAATTAAAAAAATACAAAAGACATCCAAAATATTTTCACAGTATTATGATGATATATCTGCAATAGACATTGTAGGAGACATTAGACATAAAGGAATGTTGATGGGAATCGAACTGGTATCAGATAGGAAAAAGAAAATTCCAATTAAAACAAAAAAATCAATTAACAAAGTATTCTTTGAAGAAGGAAAGAAAAATGGGATATACCTAAGAACTCTTGGAAATATCGTGATGTTGGTACCTCCTTTATCAATTGAGGAAAATGAGTTGGAATCACTCCTAAAAAAGACAATTAAGACTATTCAGGCAGCAAAATCACATATTATTTGA